Genomic window (Tardiphaga sp. vice304):
ACCAGGACCAGTTCGCCAATGCCGGCGTGCTGGTCGAGGCGGGGGGCGCGATCCGGCTGTCGCAGGATGAATTCACGCCGGACCGGCTAGCTGCGGAAATCTCCGCGCTGGCCGCCGAGCCGGCGCGGCTGGCCGTGATGGCTCAGGGCGCCCGCACGGTCGGCAAGCTCGACGCGGCCGAGCGGCTGGCGGATCTGGTCGCGAAGGTGGCGGGGATCTGATCGCTGTCGTTTTCTCGATGCGCTGCAGCGCGTACCGCTGCGGCGCAAATCCGGGCAACGAAGTCGTATCGTACTAACGTCGTACTACACAACGGCCCCGGTCTATGTCGTTTTGTTAGTCCATGACAAGCGATCCTTTCAACATCGTTCCGGCCACCCATCGTGACACCGCACGGTCGGCGTTGGCGGCTGCCTTCGGCTCGGCGCCCATTGGGGCGATCGCGCCTTTGATGGGCGGCGTGTCCGGCGCTCTGGTGTTTCGCGTTACGTCGGCCGGTAGGCAGTACGTGCTGCGGATGGAGGGCGCCGCCAGTCCGTTGCGCAATCCGCACCAGTACGCCTCGATGCAGATCGCAGCGGAAGCTGGCATTGCGCCGCGGTTGCACTTCGTTGACGATGTTTCGCGCGTCGTCGTAATGGATTTTATCGCCGAACAACCGCTTCTGACCTTTCCCGGTGGGCAGCGCGCGCTGGCCCATGCGCTGGGTGAAATGCTGCGGCGCCTGCAGGCGACTCCGACCTTCGAACACTTTGTCGAGTATCCCGACATCGTCACGCGGCTGTGGGCGCATGTGTGCCGGACCGGCCTATTTGCTCCGGGGGTGCTCGATGCTCATACCCAGCGCCTGACCGATATCCGTGCCGCTTATGTTTGGAATCCGGCCGATGCGGTCTCCGCCCATAACGACGTGCTGCCGCGCAACCTGCTCTTCGATGGCGAACAGCTTTGGTTGGTTGACTGGGAGTCGGCCTATTGCAGCGATCCGCTGATCGACGTTGGCATCGCGCTGGACAATTTCGCGCCGTCTCCGGAACTGGAGGATGTGCTGCTGCAGGCCTGGCTCGGCCGCGCGCCGGACCGGGCGATGCGCGACCGGCTAGCGCTGACCCGCGCGTTGACCCGGCTGTACTATGCCGGCGTGCAGTTCAGCGCCGTGGCGGCCGGGCCGCGGCCGGCTCCGGATACGGATGTGGCAGCGCCAACGCTGGCCGAATTCAGGCGGGCTCTGCGCGACGGCCGACTTTCGCCCGATGCTGCGGAGACCCGGCAGGTTCTCGGCAAGATGTATCTGGCTGCGTTTTTCACAGGCGGGAAGCCACCCGGCCTGCCGCCGCCCATTAGCGCATTTAGGATCAAACACGACCTGGAATAGCCGTATCTTAGGGGAAGGCGGCCCGAATGGGCCCGTTTTTCGATATCCAAGCGTCATGGCCGGGGCTTGTCCCGGCCGACTCCGTCTTGCATGAAGGGGGGCGATTCGCGGCGTCCGGACCTGACGGAAGACGCGCTTCGCGCTTTTGCCCGGCCCGCCCAGACAGACGAGACCCAGCCCATGAGACTGCCCCGCGAGATCGGCCCCATCCACTTCGTCGGCATCGGCGGCATCGGCATGAGCGGCATCGCCGAGGTGCTGTGCAATCTCGGCTATACCGTGCAGGGCTCCGACGCCTCCGAGAGCGCCAACGTCAACCGGCTCAGAGAGAAGGGCATCGTGATCCATGTCGGCCACGCCGCCGAAAACGTTGCCGGCGCCGACGTGCTGGTGGTCTCCACCGCGATCAAACGCGATAATCCCGAATTGATGGCCGCGCGTGCGCAGCGCATCCCGGTGGTGCGCCGCGCCGAAATGCTGGCCGAGCTGATGCGGCTGAAGAGCTGCGTCGCCATCGCCGGCACCCACGGCAAGACGACGACGACCTCGATGGTTGCGGCGCTGCTCGACGCCGGCGATCTCGATCCCACCGTGATCAATGGCGGCATCATCAACGCCTACGGCACCAATGCGCGGCTCGGCGCCGGCGAGTGGATGGTGGTGGAGGCCGACGAGAGCGACGGCACCTTCCTGAAGCTGCCGGCCGACGTCGCCATCGTCACCAACGTCGATCCCGAACATCTCGACCATTTTGGTACTTTCGAAGCCGTGCAGGACGCGTTCCGACACTTTGTCGAGAACGTGCCGTTCTACGGCTTTGCCGTGATGTGCATCGATCATCCGGTGGTGCAGAGCATCGTCGGCCGTATCGAGGACCGCCGCATCATCACCTATGGCGAGAACCCGCAGGCCGATGCGCGGCTGGTGGATCTCAAGCCCGCCAATGGCGGCTCCGCCTTCACCGTCGCGTTCCGCGATCGCAAGGCCGGCACCACAGAGACCATCACCGATCTCGTGCTGCCGATGCCCGGCCGCCACAACGCGCTCAACGCCACTGCGGCGATCGCCGTGGCGCATGAGCTCGGCATGTCGGGCGACGCGATCCGCAAGGCGCTGGCCGGGTTCGGCGGCGTCAAGCGCCGCTTCACCAAGACCGGCGAATGGAACGGCGTCACCATCATCGACGATTACGGCCACCATCCGGTGGAGATCACCGCCGTGCTGCGCGCCGCGCGGGAATCCACTACCGGCAAGGTGATCGCCGTGGTGCAGCCGCATCGCTTCACCCGCCTGCAGTCGCTGTTCGAGGAATTCTGCACCTGCTTCAACGACGCCGACACCGTGATCGTCGCCGAAGTCTATCCGGCCGGCGAAGCGCCGATCGCGGGCATCGACCGTGATCACTTCGTGCTCGGCCTGCGCGCGCACGGTCACCGCGAAGTGTTCCCGCTGCAGGACAGCGCGGGGCTGGCGGCGCTGGTCGCGGGCGTTGCGAAGAGCGGCGACACCGTGGTGTGCCTGGGTGCGGGCAATATCACGCAATGGGCCTATGCGCTGCCGGGCGAATTGAAGGCGCTGGGGTAGCAACGTCGATGTTCATCGCTGACATCGCCACACACGCCGCTGCGCTCCCTCCCCCCTTGCGGGGGAGGGTCGGAGAGGGGGGGCCACAAGCGACGTCGCCCATGGCACCCCCACCCCCGGCCCCTCTCCGCCTAGCGAAGCTTCGCTTCGCGCGGGGGGAGGGGAGCACTGCTCGCGTGCCCCGAGGCGAAGAAGCGGCATTTGCTCGCATACAGACACAAAAATGACCTTCCCCGACCTCACTCCGGACCTCAAAGCCGCCATGCCCGAACTCCGCGGGCGTTTGCTGGCGAATGAATCGCTCGCGCCGCTGACGTGGTTTCGCGTCGGTGGTCCCGCGCAAATCCTGTTCACGCCGGCGGACGAAGATGACCTCGCATACTTCCTCTCGAACTTGCCGCGCGACATTCCCGTTGCCATGATCGGTGTCGGCTCCAACCTGATCGTGCGCGACGGCGGCGTGCCGGGCGTCGTGATCCGGCTCAGCCCGCGCGGCTTCGGTGCGACGGTCGCGAATGGCGATTGCATCACCGCCGGCACCGCCGCGCTCGACAAGCGCGTCGCGGAAGCCGCGGCGGCGGCTAATATCAGCGGGCTGGAATTCTACTTCGGCATTCCCGGCACGATCGGCGGCGCGTTGCGGATGAATGCCGGCGCCAATGGCGGCGAGACCAAAGACGTGCTGATCAAAGCCACCGGCATCGGCCGCGATGGCGCGAAGCATGTCTTCGACAATGCCGCGATGGCGTTCGTCTATCGCAATTCCGGCGTTGATCCGCAGGTCATCTTCACGTCCGCGACCTTTCGCGGACGTATCGCCGAGCCGTCCGCGATCCGGGCGCGCATGGACGAGGTGCAGGCGCATCGCGAGACCGCGCAGCCGATCCGCGAAAAGACCGGCGGCTCGACGTTCAAGAATCCGCCCGGCCATTCCGCCTGGAAGCTGGTCGATGCCGCCGGCTGCCGCGGCCTGCGGGTGGGTGGCGCGCAGGTCTCGGAGATGCACTGCAACTTCCTGATCAACACCGGCGACGCCACCGCCGCGGATATCGAAACGCTCGGCGATACCGTGCGGGCGAGGGTGCTGGCGCAGTCAGGAATCGACCTGCACTGGGAAATCAAGCGGATCGGCGTGAAATAGAACTGTCATTCCGGGGCGCGAGAGCGCAGCTTGAGCGAACCCGGAATCCCGAGATGGGAAGATGCACATCTCGGGATTCCGGGTCTGCATCAGCCGGCTACGCCGTCTGCTGCATCCCGGAATGACAGCTTGTGGATATAGCGCGCTACTTCGCGGCCGGCGTAGCCGTCGGCTCCACCGGCGCCACCACATCGCTCAGCGACAACAACTTTTCCAGCGGCAGCGGCGAGACGCGGAAGCTGCCCTGGAAGGGGTGCTCCTGCAGCGCGATCAGGCCGAGCGCCACCACCGCGGCGGTCGAGAACACGGTCAGCGCGGCCAATAGCGCGCGAGGCTTTTCCAGATGCACCAGGCCCAGCGCCACCTGCGTCATGAGGCCGAGGATCAGCACCGAGATCCATTTCAAATCATTGGTCTGGTCGGACGACAGGCTGAGCCGGTCGGTACGCGCGGTGCCGACACGGACCGCCGCGTTGAGCAGTGCGCTGTGCACCGCCGCGCTGGCATCGCGGGTGATGGTGGGATCGCTGACCTCGCGCAGCAGCGTGTCATAGGCGGTCGAGGTGGCCGCGGCATTGCCGTTGCCCATCATCTGCGGCCATTCTTCCTGCGCCGCGCTGCGGGCATAGTCCTTCAGCGCCATGCGGATCTCGCGCATGTCGGTCACGGACGCCACCGACAGCGTATAGATGTTGCGCAATTCGCCGGCCTCGGTCTGCACCGCGCGCAGCGCCTGGCGGTTGCGTTCGCCGATGTCGTTGGCGAGAAAGCCGGTCAACAGCGCGAACAGGATCGCCACCGCCGAGAAGAACGGCGCCACCACGCCGTTCAGCGACAATACCCCGCGCCGCACCGGCGAGCGGAAGATCAGCCCGGCCAGCGCCCAGGCAGCGCCGAAATACAGCACGAATAGCGTGGCAAAAATGCCAATGGCCGGCAGGTCGAGCCAGGCTCGGATCATGAACGTCTCCTGATGTCGCGGAAGGCTCGCGCTGGCGGCGCAAATCAGCAATATCTGACTCGCCATGCTATGGGCATCGACGAGGCGAATGAGGGTGAATCGATGGTTGAGTGGGACAGAGCAAAGCGCATCACCATCCTGTTCGGTGGCTTGAACAAGGAGCGACTGGTCTCGGTGGCCTCCGCGCAGGCGCTGCACCGCGCGCTGCCCGATGCCGAACTGTGGTTCTGGGACGCCGACGATCAGGTCTATCCGACACAGCCGTCCGCGCTGCTGGGTCACGGCCGCCCCTTCGAAGAAGCCTTTCAGCCGGGCTCGGCCAGCCTCGGCCGGCTGACGCAGGCGCTCGATCAGGCCAAGGCGGAGAACCGCGTGCTGCTGCTCGGCCTGCACGGCGGCACCGCG
Coding sequences:
- a CDS encoding bestrophin-like domain, whose amino-acid sequence is MIRAWLDLPAIGIFATLFVLYFGAAWALAGLIFRSPVRRGVLSLNGVVAPFFSAVAILFALLTGFLANDIGERNRQALRAVQTEAGELRNIYTLSVASVTDMREIRMALKDYARSAAQEEWPQMMGNGNAAATSTAYDTLLREVSDPTITRDASAAVHSALLNAAVRVGTARTDRLSLSSDQTNDLKWISVLILGLMTQVALGLVHLEKPRALLAALTVFSTAAVVALGLIALQEHPFQGSFRVSPLPLEKLLSLSDVVAPVEPTATPAAK
- the murC gene encoding UDP-N-acetylmuramate--L-alanine ligase; amino-acid sequence: MRLPREIGPIHFVGIGGIGMSGIAEVLCNLGYTVQGSDASESANVNRLREKGIVIHVGHAAENVAGADVLVVSTAIKRDNPELMAARAQRIPVVRRAEMLAELMRLKSCVAIAGTHGKTTTTSMVAALLDAGDLDPTVINGGIINAYGTNARLGAGEWMVVEADESDGTFLKLPADVAIVTNVDPEHLDHFGTFEAVQDAFRHFVENVPFYGFAVMCIDHPVVQSIVGRIEDRRIITYGENPQADARLVDLKPANGGSAFTVAFRDRKAGTTETITDLVLPMPGRHNALNATAAIAVAHELGMSGDAIRKALAGFGGVKRRFTKTGEWNGVTIIDDYGHHPVEITAVLRAARESTTGKVIAVVQPHRFTRLQSLFEEFCTCFNDADTVIVAEVYPAGEAPIAGIDRDHFVLGLRAHGHREVFPLQDSAGLAALVAGVAKSGDTVVCLGAGNITQWAYALPGELKALG
- a CDS encoding phosphotransferase, which codes for MTSDPFNIVPATHRDTARSALAAAFGSAPIGAIAPLMGGVSGALVFRVTSAGRQYVLRMEGAASPLRNPHQYASMQIAAEAGIAPRLHFVDDVSRVVVMDFIAEQPLLTFPGGQRALAHALGEMLRRLQATPTFEHFVEYPDIVTRLWAHVCRTGLFAPGVLDAHTQRLTDIRAAYVWNPADAVSAHNDVLPRNLLFDGEQLWLVDWESAYCSDPLIDVGIALDNFAPSPELEDVLLQAWLGRAPDRAMRDRLALTRALTRLYYAGVQFSAVAAGPRPAPDTDVAAPTLAEFRRALRDGRLSPDAAETRQVLGKMYLAAFFTGGKPPGLPPPISAFRIKHDLE
- the murB gene encoding UDP-N-acetylmuramate dehydrogenase, which encodes MTFPDLTPDLKAAMPELRGRLLANESLAPLTWFRVGGPAQILFTPADEDDLAYFLSNLPRDIPVAMIGVGSNLIVRDGGVPGVVIRLSPRGFGATVANGDCITAGTAALDKRVAEAAAAANISGLEFYFGIPGTIGGALRMNAGANGGETKDVLIKATGIGRDGAKHVFDNAAMAFVYRNSGVDPQVIFTSATFRGRIAEPSAIRARMDEVQAHRETAQPIREKTGGSTFKNPPGHSAWKLVDAAGCRGLRVGGAQVSEMHCNFLINTGDATAADIETLGDTVRARVLAQSGIDLHWEIKRIGVK